In one window of Arachis ipaensis cultivar K30076 chromosome B06, Araip1.1, whole genome shotgun sequence DNA:
- the LOC107646944 gene encoding uncharacterized protein LOC107646944, whose translation MGKRPQQAQMRPVCRQCGKEHGGRPCQLTGVICFSCGQPGHMAKDCPKKPVQGIDRLRQQGRVFAMTTDDAMKSDSLIQGQCYVKSRLLTVLYDSGASHSFIFETVAHELGLDFTMLDYNLIIRTPTSQNALTSQVCQQVPFVIEARTFIHDLVCLPLCGLDIILGLDWLSKHHVFLDCFKRIATFPSSEMHTEPVESCTFYLNSLRVISSNSGLEGYVLLSASSETNEQDLEQIRVVKEFPDVFPDDIPEFPP comes from the coding sequence ATGGGTAAGCGACCTCAGCAGGCGCAGATGCGACCAGTATGTAGGCAGTGCGGAAAGGAGCATGGAGGTAGACCTTGTCAGCTTACAGGCGTTATTTGTTTTTCTTGTGGTCAGCCTGGACATATGGCTAAGGACTGTCCGAAGAAGCCAGTACAAGGAATAGATAGGCTGCGACAGCAAGGACGTGTGTTTGCTATGACTACTGATGACGCAATGAAATCAGACTCCCTAattcaaggtcagtgttatgtcaaatCTCGACTCTTAACTGTACTATATGACTCTGGTGCATCACATTCATTTATTTTTGAGACTGTTGCGCATGAGTTGGGATTAGATTTCACCATGTTAGATTATAATCTAATTATTCGTACACCCACATCTCAAAATGCCTTGACTAGTCAAGTATGTCAACAGGTGCCTTTTGTTATTGAGGCTAGGACTTTTATACATGACCTGGTTTGTTTGCCTTTGTGTGGTTTAGATATTATCTTAGGTCTAGATTGGTTGTCCAAGCATCATGTTTTTCTTGATTGTTTTAAACGAATTGCTACATTTCCATCATCTGAAATGCACACTGAACCAGTTGAGTCTTGTACTTTCTATTTGAATTCCCTaagagttatttctagtaatagtGGGTTAGAGGGTTACGTTCTACTATCGGCTAGCTCAGAAACTAATGAACAAGACTTGGAGCAAATCCGAGTGGTGAAGGAGTTTCCTGATGTTTTTCCGGATGAtatacctgagtttccaccttag